Genomic segment of Bacteroides stercoris ATCC 43183:
TTTGGCTGTTTGTTTTCTGTTTATTTCTATAGCTATTTGTACATACATATTTCCCATGTTTTCTTTTTTTTGACTTAAAACCCGGTTGGGTTTTGATTTGTAGTTTTTATCTTTGCAGCATACAAACCTGAATAAATAATAGATATCATGAAAAAACGAATTGTTACCGGATTATTTACTGCCCTGGCTGTGATGGCAAACGCGCAGTCTTTTACCGAATGGCAGAATCCGGAAGTGAATGCTGTGAACCGTGCCCCGATGCACACCAATTATTTTGCTTACGAATCGGAAGGCGTGGCACAGACGGGAGTTAAAGAGCACTCTTCCCGTTTTATGACCTTAAACGGTACTTGGAAATTCTTTTGGGTGAAAGATGCAGACGCCCGCCCCGTTGATTTCTGGAAGCCGGGGTTCAATGATAAAGGCTGGTGCGATATGCCTGTTCCCGGTGTTTGGGAGCTGAATGGCTTTGGAGATCCTATTTACGTGAACGTAGGTTATGCCTGGCGCAATCAGTTCAAGAATAATCCGCCGCAAGTGCCTGTTGTGGATAATCATGTCGGTTCATACCGCCGGGAGATTGTAGTGCCTGCTACTTGGAAAGGTAAGGACATTATAGCTCATTTCGGTTCGGTGACTTCCAATATGTACCTGTGGGTGAACGGCAAGTATGTAGGTTACAGCGAGGATAGTAAACTGGAGGCAGAATTCGACCTCACCTCTTACCTGAAACCGGGACAGAAGAACCTGATAGCTTTTCAGGTGTTCCGCTGGTGCGACGGCACATATCTTGAAGATCAGGATTTCTTCCGTTATAGCGGAGTGGGACGCGACTGCTATCTGTATGCCCGTGATAAGAAACGTATCGAGGATGTCCGTGTCACTCCGGATTTGGATGCTGACTACAAAAACGGCTCTTTGCGTGTGGAAGTCAGTCTGAAAGGTAACGGTAATACCGCCTTGGAGCTATTGGATGCCGAAGGCAAGCAGGTGGCAACGGCAACTGTACGCGGTAACGGGGTTGCTGTAATGAACCTTGACAATCCGCACAAATGGACAGCTGAAACTCCGTATCTTTATACATTACGTGCTGCTTTGCAAGGCAGTGGCGAGGTTATTCCCATAAAAGTGGGTTTCCGTAAAATAGAACTGAAGAATGCGCAGGTATTGGTAAACGGCAAGCCTGTCCTGTTCAAGGGAGCCAACCGTCACGAAATGGATCCTGATTACGGTTATGTCGTTTCCCGTGAGCGTATGATTCAGGATATTCAGATTATGAAGCAGTTCAATCTGAATGCGGTGCGTACCTGCCACTATCCCGATAATAATCTGTGGTATGATTTGTGCGATCAATATGGTATTTATGTGGTAGCGGAAGCCAATATCGAGTCTCACGGAATGGGATATGAAGAATCCACTCTTGCCAAACGTGCCGATTACAAGAAAGCTCATATGGAGCGTAATCAGCGTAATGTACAGCGCAGTTTCAATCATCCGAGCATCATTTTCTGGTCATTGGGTAATGAAGCCGGTTATGGGTCTAACTTTGAAGCGGCTTATGACTGGGTGAAAGCGGAAGACCCGAGCCGTGCCGTGCAATACGAACAGGCCGGAAAGACAGGAAAGACCGATATATTCTGTCCGATGTATTATGGATATAACGATTGTCTGAAATATTGTGAGGATGATTCTATGAACAGACCTCTCATTCAGTGTGAGTATGCGCATGCCATGGGTAATTCGGAAGGCGGTTTCAAAGAATATTGGGATATGA
This window contains:
- a CDS encoding glycoside hydrolase family 2 TIM barrel-domain containing protein, producing the protein MKKRIVTGLFTALAVMANAQSFTEWQNPEVNAVNRAPMHTNYFAYESEGVAQTGVKEHSSRFMTLNGTWKFFWVKDADARPVDFWKPGFNDKGWCDMPVPGVWELNGFGDPIYVNVGYAWRNQFKNNPPQVPVVDNHVGSYRREIVVPATWKGKDIIAHFGSVTSNMYLWVNGKYVGYSEDSKLEAEFDLTSYLKPGQKNLIAFQVFRWCDGTYLEDQDFFRYSGVGRDCYLYARDKKRIEDVRVTPDLDADYKNGSLRVEVSLKGNGNTALELLDAEGKQVATATVRGNGVAVMNLDNPHKWTAETPYLYTLRAALQGSGEVIPIKVGFRKIELKNAQVLVNGKPVLFKGANRHEMDPDYGYVVSRERMIQDIQIMKQFNLNAVRTCHYPDNNLWYDLCDQYGIYVVAEANIESHGMGYEESTLAKRADYKKAHMERNQRNVQRSFNHPSIIFWSLGNEAGYGSNFEAAYDWVKAEDPSRAVQYEQAGKTGKTDIFCPMYYGYNDCLKYCEDDSMNRPLIQCEYAHAMGNSEGGFKEYWDMIRKYPKYQGGFIWDFVDQSVRWTGKNGKMIYAYGGDFNRFDASDVNFCNNGLVSPDRVPNPHMYEVGRIYQNIWTTPADLQRGEINVFNENFFRDLSGCYLEWEMLKDGKVMRSGRVDDLNVAPQQTAKVKLDLGTVCQCAEWLLNVSYKLKEREGLLPAGHIVAKDQLTLNAYQAPAMDLKNTELSNVEVAAPVIQENDCNYLIVSGEAFRMEFNRHTGYLTKYEVNGLDMIKEGEALTPNFWRAPTDNDFGANLQRKYAVWKNPEIKLTSFSQHTENGQVIVETAYKLPEASAELSLTYVINDSGAVKITQKMVADKNAKVANLFRFGMQMPMPRSFETVEYYGRGPVENYADRNHCTDLGIYRQSVSEQFYPYIRPQENGTKTDIRWWKMLDAAGNGIEAVAAAPFSASALHYTIESLDEGWSKRQGHSQEVEEADLTNFCIDKVQAGLGCEDSWGRIARPEYQVPYADYEFTFILTPVHHNIGIQ